One genomic window of Plasmodium coatneyi strain Hackeri chromosome 12, complete sequence includes the following:
- a CDS encoding Hsp protein, with amino-acid sequence MKRTLLLALVILALLNQVILVKGASVLGIDFGNEYIKVSIVSPGKGFNILLNNQSKRKITNAISFSSKVRTFDEEAKIYSAKHPHLTIQNGNDYLAYNIFDALKNKENFNVENYDESNEDFYGDVNNYEFHQGDDPATKYFDYDYVVDHKRGTISLKLKNDMVLSSEEITANILGYIKKLAYNHLNVDYKTKRSVNVHIGCVISIPCNYPQRKKEALLNATKIAGLELLGLVNGVTAAAIHNVHDLPLNTTKLTMYLDVGSKNINVGIGTISHVEKDKVRTRSVQMYACEVIENKSGNQIDVMLAEHLRKKFEEKYNLSIYDDRKAMRKLVLAANKAKLLLSAKKSTDVFIESLYKNKSLSETVTRQEFEDLIEEVILNFKVPINNALQKASFELKDIEALELIGAAWRVPKVLNEITAFFNPLTVGMHLNSDEAVTMGSLYIAAYNSANFRLKDLNYTDILSNEYHIVVQKDGENETSDDQNKPKEIIAYNSRYPLTKSVILKYRENLKFSILENGKVLNEYSVNPIDEATKKKYEKFDPPKLSLEFQLDKFGILTLEKVFLIYEEKKEVEASAETADGQEKKESSNVETSEQAAGEVNLEATGGEATDKEATEKEATEAGEKKTQVVKHSVQMTYQIRNIKPAPLTNEEVNAKKDILKKMDEHDINIFLKSERKNKLESFIYESRSKMKQDIFKQVCKEDTLTEYLNKLEEYEEWLYTENDEPLENVSNKIRELEDVYFPIKERAEELQGRGKLIQDTNAKIMEMQQKLIEYTAAKPWAEETIKVVRDSLEKAIEWWKDAQEEQKKLDNYSAPFFKAKEVEMKFKSINLLIKSLEKIKKPAEKKEKKGDENASSSAKDKKNDVNDEQQSKKESQNDNSNENKGNAGESGNESADAGASHAEDGQQKDESDTNTNESSYKKNGSQDQKDEL; translated from the coding sequence TCGTTCAGTAGTAAAGTCAGGACCTTCGACGAGGAAGCGAAAATATACAGCGCAAAGCATCCGCATTTGACGATCCAAAATGGGAACGACTATTTAGCCTACAACATATTCGATGCAttgaaaaataaggaaaatttcaatGTAGAAAATTATGATGAAAGTAATGAAGATTTTTACGGAGATGTGAATAATTACGAATTCCACCAAGGGGATGATCCAGCTACTAAATATTTTGACTACGATTATGTTGTAGATCATAAGAGGGGAACCATCAGTTTGAAACTAAAGAATGATATGGTTCTGTCGTCGGAGGAAATTACAGCAAATATATTAGGCTACATAAAGAAGCTAGCGTACAATCATCTAAATGTGGATTACAAAACGAAGAGGTCGGTAAATGTACATATCGGCTGTGTGATATCCATTCCGTGTAATTACccacaaaggaagaaggaggctCTCCTCAATGCAACCAAAATTGCAGGGCTAGAATTACTAGGGTTAGTGAATGGAGTCACCGCTGCTGCCATACACAATGTGCACGACTTGCCTTTGAACACGACCAAATTAACCATGTACTTGGACGtgggaagcaaaaatatcAATGTGGGAATAGGAACAATTAGCCATGTAGAGAAAGATAAAGTGCGGACCAGAAGCGTTCAGATGTATGCATGTGAAGTTATAGAGAACAAATCAGGAAATCAAATCGATGTGATGCTAGCTGAACActtgaggaagaaatttgaagaaaaatataacttGTCCATTTATGACGATAGGAAAGCCATGCGGAAATTAGTCCTGGCAGCGAATAAAGCAAAATTGTTGCTAAGCGCTAAGAAGTCCACGGATGTGTTTATTGAAAGTTTGTACAAGAATAAAAGCTTGAGCGAAACAGTCACGAGACAAGAATTCGAAGATCTAATTGAAGAAGTGATCTTAAATTTTAAAGTCCCAATTAATAATGCCCTTCAGAAGGCTTCCTTCGAATTGAAAGATATTGAAGCTTTAGAATTGATCGGCGCTGCATGGAGAGTCCCCAAAGTATTAAATGAAATCACCGCCTTTTTTAATCCCCTAACTGTTGGTATGCACCTCAACAGTGACGAAGCAGTCACCATGGGAAGCCTCTACATTGCTGCCTACAACAGTGCGAACTTTCGTTTGAAAGATTTGAACTACACAGATATTTTGTCAAATGAATATCACATAGTAGTTCAAAAGGATGGGGAAAACGAAACATCAGATGATCAAAATAAGCCGAAGGAAATTATTGCTTATAACTCCAGATACCCCCTTACAAAAAGCGTCATATTAAAATAtagggaaaatttaaaattttccattttggagaaTGGGAAGGTACTGAATGAATATTCTGTGAACCCTATTGATGAGGcgacgaagaagaagtacgAAAAGTTCGACCCTCCGAAACTGAGCCTAGAATTTCAGCTGGATAAGTTCGGAATTTTGACCCTGGAGAAGGTGTTCCTGATTtatgaggagaagaaagaggTAGAGGCCAGCGCGGAGACAGCGGATGGgcaggagaaaaaggaaagctcCAATGTGGAAACGAGTGAGCAGGCAGCTGGGGAAGTTAACCTCGAAGCCACGGGGGGGGAAGCCACCGACAAAGAAGCGACGGAGAAAGAGGCAACAGAagcaggtgaaaaaaaaacccaagTGGTGAAACACTCAGTGCAGATGACCTACCAGATCAGGAACATTAAGCCGGCCCCCCTGACCAACGAAGAAGTGAACGCAAAGAAGgacattttaaagaaaatggaCGAGCATGATATTAACATCTTCCTCAAatcggaaagaaaaaacaaactcgAGTCTTTTATTTACGAGTCcagaagcaaaatgaagcAGGACATATTCAAGCAGGTGTGCAAGGAAGATACCCTCACCGAGTACCTGAACAAATTGGAGGAATATGAAGAGTGGCTTTACACTGAAAATGACGAACCCCTAGAAAATGTAAGTAACAAAATAAGGGAGTTGGAAGATGTCTATTTTCCTATTAAGGAAAGAGCGGAAGAATTACAAGGGAGGGGAAAGCTAATCCAGGACACGAACGCAAAAATTATGGAAATGCAGCAGAAACTGATAGAGTATACAGCAGCCAAACCATGGGCCGAGGAAACCATTAAAGTTGTGAGAGATTCATTGGAGAAAGCAATAGAGTGGTGGAAAGACGCacaggaggaacaaaaaaaattagataATTATTctgctccattttttaaagccAAAGAAGTAGAGATGAAATTTAAGTCCATTAATTTGCTAATCAAAAGTttggagaaaattaaaaagccCGCcgagaagaaagagaaaaagggggatgaaAATGCTTCATCCAGCgcgaaggataaaaaaaacgatgtGAACGATGAGCAGCAAAGCAAGAAAGAATCACAGAATGACAACTCAAATGAGAACAAGGGAAATGCCGGCGAAAGTGGCAACGAAAGCGCCGACGCGGGAGCTTCCCATGCTGAAGATGGGCAGCAGAAGGACGAATCGGATACCAACACTAACGAATCGTCatataagaagaatggaTCGCAGGATCAGAAGGACGAATTGTAA